From the genome of Oncorhynchus gorbuscha isolate QuinsamMale2020 ecotype Even-year unplaced genomic scaffold, OgorEven_v1.0 Un_scaffold_2511, whole genome shotgun sequence, one region includes:
- the LOC124025888 gene encoding keratin-associated protein 5-3-like, which translates to MDRSGSYPVGCSGSCPVGCSGSCPMGHSGSCPTGRSGSCPMDRSGSCPMGRSGSCPTGRSGSYPVGRSVSCPMGRSGSCPTGRSGSCPMGRSGSCPMGRSGSCPMDRSGSCPMGHSGSCPTTD; encoded by the coding sequence ATGGACCGTTCTGGCTCCTACCCTGTGGGCTGTTCTGGCTCCTGTCCTGTGGGCTGTTCAGGCTCCTgtcctatgggccattctggctcctgtcctacgggccgttctggctcctgcCCTATGGACCGTTCTGGCTCCtgtcctatgggccgttctggctcctgtcctacgggccgttctggctCCTACCCTGTGGGCCGTTCAGTCTCCtgtcctatgggccgttctggctcctgTCCTACGGGCCGTTCAGGCTCCtgtcctatgggccgttctggctcctgtcctatgggccgttctggctcctgTCCTATGGACCGTTCTGGCTCCTGTCCTATGGGCCATTCAGGCTCCTGTCCTACGACAGACTAa